In a single window of the Aridibaculum aurantiacum genome:
- a CDS encoding DUF6089 family protein has product MKYILSCLFLITTCTTFSQPLRFHFSGGFANYNGDLQPKKFTLNQAKGVVAAGATFNLSEKFALRSDYSFAKVGADDKLSSNNQARNLNFTSLIQELSLMGEYDIFSTYERKLTPYVFAGIGVFRFSPYTKDENGNKVYLQHLRTEGQETSQYPDRKIYNKVQMNIPFGAGAKYAISDDVHLAFELSFRKLFTDYLDDVSTSYADENVLTNEVGPKSAQFAFRGDELTHNPRTYPAGGTARGNPAYKDSYYFGQVRLSFRMNWFDNNSGYGGRGKNRLGCPTRF; this is encoded by the coding sequence ATGAAGTACATCTTATCATGTCTGTTTTTAATAACTACCTGCACTACATTTTCGCAGCCATTACGCTTTCATTTTTCAGGAGGATTCGCTAATTACAATGGCGACCTGCAACCAAAAAAGTTTACACTAAACCAGGCTAAGGGTGTAGTAGCTGCCGGGGCCACTTTCAATCTTTCAGAAAAATTTGCTTTGCGCAGTGATTACAGCTTTGCTAAGGTTGGCGCTGATGATAAACTGAGTAGTAACAACCAGGCACGCAACCTGAATTTTACTTCATTGATACAGGAGCTGAGCCTGATGGGTGAATATGACATTTTTAGTACCTATGAAAGAAAACTTACTCCTTATGTTTTTGCCGGGATAGGAGTGTTCAGGTTTAGTCCTTATACCAAAGACGAGAACGGAAACAAAGTATACCTCCAGCATCTTAGAACTGAAGGACAGGAGACCAGCCAGTATCCTGACAGGAAAATATATAATAAGGTTCAGATGAATATTCCTTTTGGTGCAGGTGCCAAGTATGCAATATCTGATGATGTTCACCTTGCCTTCGAATTAAGCTTTAGAAAATTATTCACTGACTACCTCGATGATGTAAGTACCAGTTATGCAGATGAGAATGTACTTACAAATGAAGTAGGACCGAAATCAGCTCAATTTGCTTTTAGAGGTGACGAGTTAACACATAATCCAAGAACATATCCTGCTGGCGGAACAGCACGTGGAAATCCAGCGTATAAAGACAGTTACTATTTTGGACAGGTACGACTAAGCTTTAGAATGAACTGGTTTGACAACAACAGTGGTTATGGCGGTCGCGGAAAGAACAGGCTTGGTTGTCCAACGAGATTTTAA
- a CDS encoding dihydroorotase, producing MKLLLKQVTICDKLSPHNGSTKDILIINGKITSIEDSIDAGDAEVIEEKDVLVSPGWVDVFAHFNDPGNEYKETIETGIEAATAGGYTNVFVLPNTNPVVGNKSLVEYIAQKAKHAIVNVFPLGSITKNAEGKELAEMYDMRKSGAIAFTDGTNPVQTPGLFLKALQYVRAFDGTLIQLPIDRSIGKHGLMNEGITSTRLGLPGLPAIAEELIITRDIELTKYTGSKLHITGVSTAKGLALIAGAKAAGVKISCSVTPYHLFFCDEDLVTYDTNLKVDPPLRTRQDMVALREGVLNGTIDCISSHHLPQDWDHKVCEFEYAQPGINALQSTFNVINHTFPALPVDRLIEILSTKARQLFSLQQNAIDVNNDADLTIFTRSGETTLTTETNKSRSNNNPFINLSLRGAVLGVINKEKKSLNINHQAWNQK from the coding sequence ATGAAGCTTTTACTGAAGCAAGTTACTATCTGCGATAAGCTTTCTCCCCACAACGGATCAACGAAAGATATATTGATAATAAATGGTAAGATCACATCTATTGAAGACTCTATTGATGCTGGTGATGCCGAAGTTATTGAAGAAAAAGACGTACTCGTTTCACCAGGTTGGGTCGATGTATTTGCACATTTCAATGACCCTGGAAATGAGTATAAAGAAACCATTGAAACAGGAATAGAAGCTGCCACTGCCGGTGGCTATACCAATGTATTTGTATTGCCTAATACCAACCCTGTGGTAGGCAATAAATCTTTAGTAGAATACATAGCACAAAAAGCAAAGCATGCTATAGTAAATGTGTTTCCGCTAGGTTCTATTACCAAGAATGCAGAAGGTAAAGAGTTGGCAGAAATGTATGACATGCGCAAAAGCGGGGCTATCGCATTTACTGATGGTACTAACCCTGTTCAAACGCCCGGTCTATTTCTTAAAGCACTGCAATATGTACGTGCTTTTGATGGTACGCTCATTCAACTTCCGATAGACCGCTCCATTGGCAAGCATGGCTTAATGAATGAAGGGATCACGAGCACACGCTTAGGATTACCGGGCTTACCCGCCATTGCAGAAGAACTCATCATCACCCGTGATATTGAACTAACAAAATATACAGGCAGCAAACTGCATATTACAGGTGTTTCTACAGCTAAAGGATTAGCCTTGATAGCCGGTGCAAAAGCTGCTGGCGTTAAAATAAGTTGTAGTGTTACTCCTTATCATCTCTTCTTTTGCGATGAAGACCTGGTAACCTATGACACGAACTTAAAGGTTGATCCTCCACTGCGTACAAGGCAGGATATGGTGGCACTTCGCGAAGGAGTTCTAAATGGCACCATTGATTGCATTAGCAGTCATCACCTGCCACAAGATTGGGATCATAAGGTGTGTGAGTTTGAATATGCACAGCCGGGAATAAATGCGCTGCAATCAACCTTTAATGTTATCAACCATACTTTCCCTGCGTTACCTGTAGATCGATTAATAGAAATATTAAGCACCAAAGCAAGGCAACTGTTCTCACTTCAGCAGAATGCTATTGATGTGAACAATGATGCTGATCTCACCATTTTTACCCGTAGCGGAGAAACGACTTTAACAACGGAAACAAATAAAAGCAGAAGCAATAACAACCCTTTTATCAACCTTTCTTTGAGAGGCGCGGTACTGGGTGTTATCAACAAAGAGAAAAAGTCTTTAAATATAAACCACCAAGCATGGAACCAAAAGTAA